In a genomic window of Heterodontus francisci isolate sHetFra1 chromosome 21, sHetFra1.hap1, whole genome shotgun sequence:
- the LOC137381123 gene encoding probable G-protein coupled receptor 139, which produces MTKLSQAPLALNFLTIGILSLRKCGLSKCVTRYLVAMAAADLLVIILDLILRQIPIVYREKFHFLRHSIPMCNIHAVLLYAATDCSVWFTVTFTFDRFVAICCQNLKSKYCSEKMAAVVLGTVTVLSCLKNIFWYFMFTGRYWLINRPWFCFVTGDVYYSRVWGTIEFLHYILTPGLPFVMILLLNALTVRHISVSSRGRRRLRSHSTGESRRDPEMESRRKSIILLLVISGNFFLLWAIFMVYSIWNRMRTLRPVSLFLPDFLQELGLMLQLLSCCTNTAIYAVTQSQFRGQFWNVLKYPFTPIIKFIQ; this is translated from the coding sequence ttaacttcctGACGATTGGAATCCTATCTCtgcgaaagtgtggtctctccaaatgtgtcactcgctacctggtggccatggcagcggcggatctactggtcattatcctcgacctgatattgaggcagattcccattgtttatcgggaaaAGTTTCACTTTCTGCGTCATTCCATCCCCATGTGTAATATCCATGCCgttctgctttacgcagccacagactgttctgtctggttcaccgtcactttcacctttgatcgatttgtggccatttgttgccagaatctaaaaagcaaatactgcagtgagaaaatggcggctgtggttctgggaacagtgactgtgctgagctgtttaaagaacatattctggtattttatgttcacaggtcgTTATTGGCTGATAAACAgaccctggttttgttttgtaacaggGGATGTTTATTACTCTcgggtctggggaacaatcgagttcctccactacATTCTAACCCCAGGACTCCCATTTGtgatgattctgctgctcaacgctctcaccgtcagacatatTTCAGTGAGCAGCAGAGGTCGCAGGAGACTCCGGTCTCACAGcactggggagagtcgcagagacccagagatggagagtcgaaggaaatccatcattttgctgttaGTTATTTCGGGGAATTTCTTTCTGTTATGGGCAATTTTCATGGTCTATTCAATATGGAACCGGATGCGGACATTGCGCCCTGTTTCATTATTTCTACCTGATTTCCTGCAGGAATTGGGCTTGATGTTGCAGctcttgagttgctgcacaaacactgcgatttatgccgtgacccagagtcagttcagagggcagttctggaatgtgctgaaatatccatttactccaattattaaattcattcaatga